The Streptomyces sp. NL15-2K genome contains a region encoding:
- a CDS encoding helix-turn-helix domain-containing protein — MVLRARPGRDEGEQAVVHRLAAARKAPKVLVERCRMVELSWDGWLVPRIADELRCSQKTVRRWLHRFNRSGLEGLEDLGGQGRKRRITEAERSGIIAMVKQTPPGRLEVQPSNEMWAADESGPSQWTLDALAAAARGLGIEVSRSQVRRILLAEGVRWRRTRSWTRSRDADFEGKGRGSSSFTPARPPARQSSAPTSSAR, encoded by the coding sequence ATGGTGTTACGGGCACGGCCGGGCCGTGACGAGGGCGAGCAAGCGGTGGTCCACCGTCTGGCGGCTGCCAGGAAGGCGCCGAAGGTTCTCGTGGAGCGGTGCCGGATGGTGGAGCTGAGCTGGGACGGCTGGCTGGTCCCGCGGATCGCCGACGAGCTGAGGTGCAGTCAGAAGACCGTGCGGCGCTGGCTGCACCGCTTCAACCGCTCGGGGCTTGAGGGTCTGGAGGATCTGGGCGGGCAGGGCCGCAAGCGAAGGATCACCGAAGCCGAACGCTCCGGGATCATCGCGATGGTCAAGCAGACTCCGCCCGGTCGGCTCGAGGTGCAGCCGTCGAACGAGATGTGGGCCGCGGACGAGTCGGGACCCTCGCAGTGGACCTTGGACGCACTGGCTGCCGCGGCCCGGGGCCTGGGAATCGAGGTCAGCCGCTCCCAGGTGCGCCGTATCCTGCTGGCTGAGGGTGTGCGTTGGCGGCGCACGCGCTCGTGGACGCGCTCGAGAGATGCGGACTTCGAGGGAAAAGGACGCGGATCGTCGAGCTTTACACCAGCCCGCCCGCCGGCGCGACAGTCGTCCGCGCCGACGAGCTCGGCCCGGTGA
- a CDS encoding transposase yields the protein MITDNLSSHNSVSTRTWLEDHPRIRHVFIPVGACWLNLQEGWWRIFRKTALAGRSFGDRDHITHATEVATAQLNARARPWIWGRPAPPTRRLRRRYVYVL from the coding sequence GTGATCACCGACAACCTGTCCTCGCACAACAGCGTGTCCACCCGGACCTGGCTCGAGGACCACCCCCGCATCAGGCACGTGTTCATCCCGGTCGGCGCCTGCTGGCTCAACCTTCAAGAGGGCTGGTGGCGCATCTTCCGCAAGACCGCCCTGGCCGGACGCTCCTTCGGCGACCGCGACCACATCACCCACGCCACCGAAGTGGCCACAGCCCAGCTCAACGCCCGCGCCCGACCCTGGATCTGGGGCAGACCCGCACCGCCCACACGGCGCTTACGCCGCCGATATGTGTACGTCCTTTGA
- a CDS encoding FAD/NAD(P)-binding protein produces MNEIRRTTGADESGPASYRAKNPSIAVIGCGPRGTSVLERIAANIHLLAPDERLDIHVIDPYPAGAGRVWRQDQSPLLWSNTRADECTLFTDDTVTCQGPAVEGPTLEQWARDLATGRLPLPPGYQPAPGMREEAARVHAGWFATRKLTGDYLAWFFWRSVAVVAPRAHVRTHQAFVLSLGDLPDGRQRIQLDGGKTVDADLVILAQGHFQVKPQGPEPRLSQHAAAHHLTYQPTASTSDVSLDAFPAGEPVLMRGFGLTFIDIMVLLTEGRGGRFGREPSGELRYIPSGREPTLYVGSRRGVPYRSKFAYVLPGPPPRIPRYFSPADFADHSLDFASDLWPALARELTVAGYRELAHSHPHRLGVDAGEFLDRLDAAQWQSPEFKDLIEQAVPDSRDHIDVDGLDRPLANRRFSDAAALRAWMLNYLADDLERGRNPRYSAHLAVYHAIFSISQALWAVVQRGEVEPGSGSHSMTAFFDFCRFRTSGPPGPRLEQLLALARAGVVDFVGANMKVTCRGGVFEARTSSLDRVVQARALIEARLPGRALTRVADPLLLHLIGEGEIREQVQTDPTTGRRQPTGLIDTLRARPLGLDGSPHPRRFVTSPGDFPRPRTNDPFLHQSDAVAREALHTLIEAQSGRQASPPSPTPPGHGTDRYPS; encoded by the coding sequence ATGAACGAGATCCGCCGCACCACCGGTGCCGACGAAAGCGGCCCGGCGTCGTACCGGGCGAAGAATCCGAGCATCGCGGTCATCGGCTGCGGACCACGCGGGACATCCGTACTCGAACGCATCGCCGCGAACATACATCTCCTCGCCCCTGACGAGCGCCTGGACATCCACGTCATCGACCCGTATCCAGCCGGTGCCGGACGGGTATGGCGCCAGGATCAGTCCCCGCTGCTCTGGTCGAACACCCGGGCCGACGAGTGCACACTCTTCACCGACGACACGGTCACCTGCCAGGGCCCTGCCGTCGAAGGCCCCACGCTGGAACAATGGGCGCGGGATCTCGCCACCGGACGCCTCCCCCTTCCGCCGGGCTACCAGCCCGCCCCAGGGATGCGGGAGGAAGCCGCGCGCGTCCACGCCGGCTGGTTCGCCACACGGAAGCTCACGGGTGACTACCTCGCTTGGTTCTTCTGGCGGAGCGTCGCTGTCGTGGCGCCCCGCGCCCACGTCCGGACGCACCAGGCGTTCGTTCTGTCCCTGGGCGATCTGCCCGACGGCCGCCAGCGCATCCAACTCGACGGCGGCAAAACCGTGGACGCGGACCTGGTGATTCTGGCGCAGGGACACTTCCAGGTGAAACCGCAGGGTCCGGAACCTCGGCTCTCCCAGCACGCGGCAGCCCACCACCTCACCTACCAGCCGACCGCGTCCACCTCCGACGTCTCACTGGACGCGTTCCCTGCGGGCGAGCCCGTACTGATGCGCGGATTCGGGCTGACCTTCATCGACATCATGGTGCTCCTCACCGAGGGACGCGGCGGGCGCTTCGGGCGCGAGCCGTCGGGCGAGTTGCGCTACATACCGTCGGGCCGTGAACCCACGCTGTACGTGGGTTCCCGCCGAGGTGTGCCGTACCGCTCGAAATTCGCATACGTCCTGCCGGGGCCGCCGCCCCGTATACCCCGCTACTTCTCCCCCGCTGACTTCGCCGACCACTCCTTGGATTTCGCCTCCGACCTGTGGCCCGCCCTCGCACGGGAGCTGACCGTGGCCGGCTACCGGGAGCTGGCACACTCCCATCCCCACCGCCTCGGAGTCGACGCCGGAGAGTTCCTCGACCGGTTGGACGCCGCGCAGTGGCAGAGCCCTGAGTTCAAGGACCTGATCGAGCAGGCCGTGCCCGACAGTCGTGACCACATCGATGTCGACGGGCTGGACAGACCGCTGGCGAACCGCCGCTTCTCCGACGCTGCGGCCCTGCGTGCGTGGATGCTGAACTACCTCGCCGACGACCTCGAGAGAGGGCGGAACCCGCGGTACAGCGCCCATTTGGCCGTCTACCACGCCATCTTCTCGATCTCGCAGGCGCTGTGGGCCGTGGTCCAGCGGGGAGAGGTCGAGCCCGGCAGCGGAAGCCACAGCATGACGGCATTCTTCGACTTCTGCCGATTCCGTACCAGCGGCCCGCCGGGACCACGCCTCGAACAGCTTCTGGCCCTCGCCCGCGCCGGCGTGGTCGACTTCGTCGGCGCGAACATGAAGGTGACCTGCAGAGGCGGCGTGTTCGAAGCGCGCACCAGCAGCTTGGACAGGGTCGTACAGGCCCGGGCTCTGATCGAGGCCCGCTTGCCGGGACGCGCCCTCACGCGCGTGGCCGATCCCCTGCTCCTCCACCTCATCGGCGAGGGTGAGATCAGGGAACAGGTGCAGACCGACCCCACCACCGGCCGACGGCAGCCCACGGGCCTCATCGACACACTTCGCGCCCGCCCCTTGGGACTCGACGGCTCTCCGCACCCGAGACGCTTCGTCACCAGCCCGGGCGACTTCCCCCGGCCGCGTACCAACGATCCGTTCCTGCACCAGAGCGACGCGGTGGCCAGGGAGGCGCTCCACACACTCATCGAGGCGCAAAGCGGACGTCAGGCTTCGCCGCCCTCTCCGACCCCACCTGGGCACGGTACTGACCGATACCCCTCATGA
- a CDS encoding ABC transporter ATP-binding protein: MRGHALAMSLAAVLSLVAAGGTLLQPVLVRSVIEAISASRSTVASTVALVSLLVGAAVINGFRDYMLRRVGEGVVLRIRQRLAAHVLRLPVAEYDHRRTGDLLSRIGSDSSMLRSVVTSGLFEVFTGTLMIIGAAVAAFLVDPLLFAVTAGGLIAGIAGAAVIAHRTRPASEQAQMLLGEMTSGLERAIGGVRTIRAARAEQRETEAIVHSARRAYGMGLRLARLQALTLPVAHIATQGVFLLVLGVGGARVAAGGLSVGDLVAFVLFLFFLIMPVGQLIGAYSQLQTGLGALQRIEDVLRVPTETDGDVVSGQPPRENRGTSPLFGVGSVPALAFDRVTFGYGKGETVVEDISFSVSPGTRTALVGPSGAGKSTLLALAERFYDVRSGAIRLHGTDIRQVSRDELRSRLGYVEQEAPILAGTLRENLSLSAPGMSDDDLTAVLHSVNLDEIVQRSPLGLDAQVGEGGVLLSGGERQRLAIARTLLAAPPILLLDEPTSNLDAKNEQAFRAAIDAIPTDHTLLIVAHRLATVVDADQIVVVDHGRVVGAGTHDELIESSTLYRDLASHQLLVA; this comes from the coding sequence ATGCGTGGGCACGCGCTCGCCATGTCTCTCGCGGCGGTGCTCTCCCTCGTCGCCGCCGGCGGGACGCTCCTCCAGCCTGTGCTGGTGCGGTCGGTCATCGAGGCCATCTCCGCGTCGCGGTCGACTGTGGCATCCACTGTCGCGCTCGTCTCGCTACTGGTGGGAGCGGCCGTGATCAACGGGTTCCGGGATTACATGCTGCGGCGCGTCGGTGAGGGCGTTGTGCTGCGGATACGACAGCGGCTCGCGGCGCATGTGCTGAGACTCCCCGTCGCCGAGTACGACCATCGCCGTACCGGGGATCTGCTCTCCCGCATCGGATCGGACAGCTCAATGCTGCGGTCCGTCGTCACCTCGGGGCTGTTCGAGGTCTTCACCGGGACGCTGATGATCATTGGCGCGGCGGTCGCCGCGTTCCTGGTCGACCCTCTGCTGTTCGCGGTCACCGCCGGGGGCCTCATCGCCGGTATCGCGGGAGCAGCGGTGATCGCGCACCGTACCCGCCCGGCCTCCGAGCAGGCCCAGATGCTGCTCGGAGAGATGACGTCCGGACTGGAGCGTGCGATCGGCGGCGTACGGACAATTCGGGCCGCGCGGGCGGAGCAGCGGGAGACCGAGGCGATCGTACACAGCGCCCGCCGTGCTTACGGGATGGGACTGCGGCTCGCCCGACTGCAGGCGCTCACACTGCCCGTGGCGCACATCGCGACGCAGGGCGTGTTCCTGCTGGTATTGGGTGTGGGAGGTGCCAGGGTTGCCGCCGGCGGGCTTTCGGTCGGTGACCTCGTGGCGTTCGTGCTGTTCCTGTTCTTCCTGATCATGCCGGTAGGTCAGCTCATCGGCGCCTACTCCCAGTTGCAGACCGGCCTCGGTGCGCTGCAACGGATCGAGGACGTGCTCCGCGTGCCGACCGAGACGGACGGGGACGTCGTGTCCGGTCAGCCGCCGCGAGAAAACCGGGGGACGTCCCCGCTCTTCGGCGTCGGATCCGTCCCCGCGCTCGCCTTCGACCGTGTGACGTTCGGTTACGGAAAGGGCGAGACGGTCGTGGAGGACATCAGCTTCAGCGTCTCCCCGGGCACCCGCACGGCCCTGGTCGGCCCGTCGGGCGCCGGCAAGTCGACTCTGCTGGCGCTGGCCGAGCGTTTCTACGATGTACGGTCCGGCGCGATACGGCTGCACGGGACCGACATCCGCCAGGTGTCACGGGACGAGCTGCGCAGCCGGCTCGGTTATGTGGAGCAGGAGGCACCGATCCTCGCGGGTACCCTCCGGGAGAACCTGTCACTCTCCGCGCCGGGCATGTCCGACGACGACCTGACAGCTGTCCTGCACAGCGTCAACCTTGACGAGATCGTGCAGCGGTCTCCGCTCGGACTGGACGCGCAGGTGGGCGAAGGCGGCGTCCTGCTGTCCGGCGGTGAACGCCAGCGTTTGGCCATAGCCCGTACGCTCCTCGCCGCGCCTCCGATCCTGCTGCTGGACGAGCCGACCAGCAATCTCGACGCCAAGAACGAGCAGGCGTTCCGCGCGGCGATTGACGCCATCCCCACCGACCACACGCTGCTGATCGTCGCCCATCGACTGGCCACCGTGGTCGACGCCGACCAGATCGTCGTCGTCGACCACGGAAGGGTGGTGGGCGCGGGTACCCACGACGAGCTCATAGAGTCCAGCACGCTCTACCGCGACCTGGCCTCCCATCAACTGCTCGTGGCCTGA
- the lanKC gene encoding class III lanthionine synthetase LanKC, which produces MDLRYPAYCVASPRFYETPERVSPDEGWVDYGSHIEAPSGWRRSIDEQWVRIQPPLGTPELPVQGWKIHVSSTPENAIETLKKVADHCFKYTLHFKFLPHSLVMQARSAKYAPREASGKFITVYTRSPAELRRTLEDLDQEIGGWPGPYILSDLRWNEGPLYIRYGAFILRFAHVDDGTQIPAIERPDGVLVADHREPRFVLPEWVEVPDFLAETVRPRMSGERPPEFPYDVLGVLHFSNGGGVYRARRLRDGTEVVLKEGRPYAGLDRTGEDATARLRTEYAVLSDLQGLPGIPQVFDYHTLGGHEFLAMEHVYGQSLQSWVAQNYLFLSGTGDGNETQEYRDSVDVIMDQLEQAVRNVHERGYVFNDLHPGNVMIDEDLNISLIDFEAVRRQSDAGPRPLGVPGFVAPDSLRGFQADRYSLNAIRLCLYFPLISLLALCPAKAAMFIDTARDRLELDEDVVTELRRSLAAPGPAQSGLRPAHPELAFTTAAGPWHLQERALQASIRRTATPDREDRLFPGDINQFFHGGGGIAFGAAGVIDALHTAGVTELDPYVDWLEHDILTSRVPRLGLYDGAAGICRVLHRMGRADTAFGIYDKVAEESAGLSGTKLFDGLSGIGLTSLDFYRRSAEPRFLDHAVRAAAVVEEAVDSGRFAVGAGSLSADSLLRDRNGNAVENFWGGLLYGWSGLALFMIRVYEVTGEERWRRAAVAALHRDLDECEAMPDGTLQVKNGARVLPYLATGSAGVAVVGDLLLHHVSDERIEGALPDLSLACVTEFSIGAGLFNGRTGLIGALHQVKHRLDWPDVDKRVDEGVASLNLHALSDEFGLIFPGEQNLRASSDLGTGSAGVLQLINVLAGRTSELLPFLGPEPWTPPHRDPSATAAGVGITTSEHR; this is translated from the coding sequence ATGGATCTCCGTTATCCGGCTTACTGTGTGGCCAGCCCAAGATTTTACGAGACCCCGGAACGGGTATCTCCGGATGAGGGTTGGGTGGACTATGGAAGCCATATTGAAGCGCCGTCCGGATGGCGTCGCTCGATCGATGAACAGTGGGTCCGAATCCAGCCTCCACTTGGAACCCCGGAACTTCCCGTGCAGGGCTGGAAGATACATGTTTCCAGCACTCCGGAAAATGCCATCGAAACCCTGAAGAAGGTGGCCGATCACTGCTTCAAGTACACGCTCCACTTCAAGTTCCTTCCGCACTCCCTGGTCATGCAGGCGAGAAGCGCGAAGTACGCGCCCCGTGAGGCCAGCGGAAAGTTCATCACCGTCTACACCCGGAGCCCCGCGGAGCTGCGCAGAACGCTGGAAGACCTTGATCAGGAGATCGGCGGCTGGCCGGGACCGTACATTCTCAGCGACCTGCGCTGGAATGAGGGGCCGTTGTACATTCGGTACGGAGCCTTCATACTCCGGTTCGCCCACGTGGACGACGGTACCCAGATCCCTGCGATCGAACGGCCCGACGGGGTGCTGGTGGCAGATCACCGCGAGCCGCGCTTCGTTCTCCCCGAATGGGTCGAGGTTCCGGACTTCCTCGCGGAAACGGTCCGTCCGCGAATGTCCGGTGAGCGGCCCCCGGAATTTCCGTACGACGTACTCGGAGTTCTTCATTTCTCCAACGGCGGCGGCGTCTACCGAGCCCGTCGGCTCCGAGATGGAACGGAAGTTGTCCTCAAGGAAGGCCGGCCCTATGCGGGGCTGGACCGCACCGGCGAGGACGCGACTGCGCGGCTGCGGACGGAATACGCGGTCCTGTCCGATCTGCAGGGACTTCCTGGGATTCCGCAGGTCTTCGATTATCACACCCTGGGTGGGCATGAGTTCTTGGCCATGGAACATGTCTACGGCCAATCCTTGCAGAGCTGGGTCGCACAGAACTACCTCTTCCTTTCGGGGACCGGTGACGGGAATGAGACCCAGGAGTACCGGGACTCGGTGGACGTCATCATGGATCAGCTGGAGCAGGCGGTACGGAACGTCCACGAGAGGGGGTATGTGTTCAACGACTTGCATCCGGGTAACGTCATGATTGACGAGGATCTGAACATCTCGTTGATCGATTTCGAAGCCGTGCGACGGCAAAGTGATGCTGGGCCGCGACCACTCGGCGTTCCCGGATTCGTCGCACCCGACTCCTTACGTGGATTTCAGGCCGATCGCTACTCGCTCAACGCCATCCGCTTGTGTCTGTACTTTCCGCTGATCTCGCTCCTCGCGCTGTGCCCGGCCAAGGCGGCCATGTTCATCGACACGGCTCGGGACCGTCTGGAGCTGGATGAGGACGTGGTGACGGAGCTGCGCCGTTCCCTTGCGGCTCCCGGCCCGGCTCAGTCAGGCTTGCGACCCGCCCACCCGGAGCTGGCCTTCACCACGGCGGCCGGCCCCTGGCACCTCCAGGAGAGGGCGCTCCAGGCGTCGATCCGCCGTACGGCCACACCGGACCGGGAAGACCGGCTCTTCCCAGGAGACATCAATCAGTTCTTCCACGGCGGCGGAGGAATCGCTTTCGGTGCCGCCGGGGTGATCGACGCCCTGCACACCGCGGGAGTCACCGAACTCGACCCGTACGTCGACTGGCTGGAGCACGACATTCTTACCAGCCGTGTCCCCCGGCTGGGGCTGTACGACGGAGCGGCCGGAATCTGCCGGGTCCTGCACCGGATGGGCCGTGCGGATACCGCGTTCGGGATCTACGACAAGGTGGCGGAGGAGAGCGCGGGGCTGTCCGGGACGAAGTTGTTCGACGGTCTGTCCGGAATCGGACTGACGAGCCTGGACTTCTATCGTCGCTCGGCGGAGCCCCGCTTCCTCGACCACGCCGTCCGCGCCGCGGCCGTCGTCGAGGAGGCCGTCGACTCCGGGAGGTTCGCCGTGGGTGCGGGCTCCCTCTCCGCCGACTCGCTGCTCAGGGACCGGAACGGAAACGCCGTCGAGAACTTCTGGGGCGGACTGCTGTACGGCTGGTCGGGACTGGCTCTCTTCATGATCCGGGTGTACGAGGTCACCGGCGAAGAACGCTGGCGGCGAGCGGCCGTTGCCGCCCTGCACCGGGACCTGGACGAATGCGAGGCCATGCCGGACGGCACCCTCCAGGTCAAGAACGGGGCCCGGGTGCTGCCCTATCTCGCGACGGGCAGCGCGGGTGTGGCCGTGGTAGGTGACCTGCTCCTCCATCACGTGAGCGATGAGCGTATCGAGGGTGCCCTGCCGGATCTGAGCCTCGCCTGTGTCACCGAGTTCAGCATCGGAGCGGGACTGTTCAACGGGAGAACCGGGCTGATCGGCGCGCTGCACCAGGTGAAGCACCGCCTCGACTGGCCCGATGTGGACAAGCGCGTCGACGAGGGCGTGGCATCCCTCAACCTCCACGCGCTGTCCGACGAGTTCGGCCTCATCTTCCCCGGTGAGCAGAATCTCCGCGCCTCCTCAGACCTGGGCACGGGATCGGCTGGCGTGCTCCAGCTCATCAACGTACTCGCGGGGAGAACCAGCGAACTGCTGCCGTTCCTCGGCCCCGAGCCGTGGACGCCTCCCCACCGTGACCCCTCGGCCACCGCGGCCGGCGTCGGAATCACCACATCCGAGCACCGCTGA
- a CDS encoding helix-turn-helix domain-containing protein, translating into MSIDELPTSEQFDQWDDEINSMPWPSHLAIDSPEHLHALTDRLDLGALRLLRLAQPSAAAVGTPSAVDPDQYHLVLPLQGELRLGNSTRSRVFTPGDMFLADTSCPHVLHADVPRAHQHPDVVPSSPVALRLQIPKELVPLPTDLMDSLMVTPLRQHNVFGLTLSRLLVDLLRHPGSFSAAQAHRLSGVLLELLAGVLGAHASEDATSEGAHDSLFIRVQDFIQRHLEDPELTPAQIAAEHHISRRHLQRLFQQRGITVAASIRQQRLERACYDLTAPHLATHPISAIAARWGFRHAADFSRAFRKAYGVTPSDFRLARTSRRCGP; encoded by the coding sequence TTGAGTATCGATGAGCTGCCCACATCCGAGCAGTTCGATCAGTGGGACGACGAGATCAACTCGATGCCCTGGCCGTCCCATCTGGCCATCGACTCTCCCGAGCACCTCCACGCGCTGACCGACAGGCTCGACCTCGGTGCCCTCAGACTCCTCCGATTAGCCCAGCCGTCGGCGGCAGCGGTGGGCACGCCATCTGCGGTCGACCCGGACCAGTACCACCTCGTGCTCCCTCTGCAAGGCGAACTGAGGTTGGGGAACTCGACCCGTTCCAGAGTCTTCACACCCGGCGACATGTTCCTGGCCGACACCTCCTGTCCCCACGTGCTCCACGCCGACGTCCCTCGCGCCCACCAGCATCCCGATGTGGTGCCCTCATCCCCGGTGGCCCTGCGGCTCCAGATCCCCAAGGAGCTGGTCCCACTGCCAACCGACCTGATGGACTCGCTGATGGTCACGCCCCTGCGGCAGCACAACGTGTTCGGCCTGACACTGTCGCGCTTGCTCGTCGACCTCTTACGCCACCCCGGCAGCTTCTCCGCCGCGCAGGCGCACCGGCTCTCCGGCGTTCTGCTGGAACTCCTCGCCGGGGTGCTCGGTGCGCATGCAAGCGAGGACGCCACGTCAGAGGGGGCCCACGACAGCCTGTTCATCCGTGTCCAGGATTTCATCCAGCGGCATCTGGAGGACCCTGAGTTGACTCCCGCGCAGATCGCCGCCGAACACCACATCTCGCGCCGTCACCTTCAACGCCTCTTCCAGCAGCGCGGCATCACGGTGGCCGCCTCGATACGGCAGCAACGACTGGAACGCGCATGCTACGACCTCACCGCTCCTCACCTGGCCACGCACCCCATCAGCGCTATCGCTGCCCGATGGGGTTTCCGTCACGCGGCTGACTTCAGCCGCGCCTTTCGCAAGGCGTACGGGGTCACGCCTTCGGACTTCCGGCTCGCGCGTACGAGTAGGCGCTGCGGCCCGTGA
- a CDS encoding recombinase family protein: MANLVYKRVSTDQQSTARQDLVLDEAGIEDPVVFKEDPGTSSRLHPLQRPKFRELLTYARPGDTVHISEMFRLVRGTGHILDVLDVLHTGRLALRIHDGAFSAMDLTARHPRTGELLSTVKFMVQTLAAAGELQRDLQRELTYDGLRAAEAKGNKGGRRPAVTAAKAAAVRAAYLGGQSIAALARTHHVSRGAIRTAVADLMSEHTADVHEDVPAPELPVTLDMPGKVADFLRAAELDDAERAALDQGVAVRRGQGYTLRVSAAPAVHRQLLARCQPLDGTPNAPAIPAQRKARREYENRVSALVDPRPEHHS, from the coding sequence GTGGCGAACCTGGTCTACAAGCGGGTCTCGACCGACCAGCAGTCGACCGCCCGGCAGGACCTCGTCCTGGACGAGGCCGGGATCGAGGACCCGGTCGTCTTCAAGGAGGACCCCGGCACCTCCAGCCGCCTCCACCCGCTCCAGCGCCCGAAGTTCCGTGAACTGCTCACCTATGCCCGGCCCGGCGACACCGTGCACATCTCCGAGATGTTCCGCCTCGTCCGCGGCACTGGACACATCCTCGACGTGCTCGACGTCCTCCACACCGGCCGCCTCGCGCTGCGCATCCACGACGGCGCGTTCTCCGCGATGGACCTCACCGCCCGCCACCCGCGCACCGGCGAGCTGCTGTCCACCGTGAAGTTCATGGTGCAGACCCTCGCCGCCGCCGGCGAACTCCAGCGCGACCTCCAGCGGGAACTGACCTACGACGGACTACGGGCCGCCGAGGCCAAGGGCAACAAGGGCGGACGCCGACCGGCCGTCACGGCCGCGAAAGCCGCCGCCGTGCGCGCCGCGTACCTCGGCGGCCAGTCCATCGCCGCCCTGGCCCGCACGCACCACGTCAGCCGTGGCGCCATCCGTACGGCCGTCGCCGACCTCATGTCCGAGCACACCGCCGACGTCCACGAGGACGTTCCGGCCCCGGAACTGCCGGTCACCCTCGACATGCCGGGCAAGGTCGCCGACTTCCTCCGCGCCGCCGAGCTGGACGACGCCGAGCGGGCCGCGCTCGACCAGGGCGTGGCCGTACGGCGCGGTCAGGGCTACACCCTGCGCGTCAGCGCCGCGCCCGCGGTCCACCGCCAGCTCCTCGCCCGTTGCCAGCCCCTCGACGGCACCCCCAACGCCCCGGCGATCCCGGCACAGCGCAAGGCCCGCCGCGAGTACGAGAACCGCGTCAGCGCCCTCGTCGACCCGCGGCCTGAGCATCACTCGTAG